The DNA sequence GCTGTGATTTCCCAAAACTCTTGGGGGTATATTACGGCTGGTTACTACGATCAGGTGGTATTGGATGCGATCGATTACTTTATCGAAGAGGCAGGGGATTATCCTGGAAGCCCAATGAAAGGTGGTGTGGTAATCTTTGCTGCTGGTAACGACAATACAAGCCAACTGCATTATCCAGGTGCTTATGAGAGCGTAATTTCTGTAGCATCATTGGGGCCATCAGGTGAGAGAGCTTATTATTCTAACTACGGTGACTGGGTAGATATCGCAGCACCAGGTGGAGATATGGGCTTGGCATCTTTTGACGGTGTATTGAGTACATTGCCAGATGATAAATATGGTTTCCTGCAAGGTACGTCGATGGCATGTCCACATGTGTCGGGTATTGCAGGTCTGGTGGTTTCAGCAATGGGTGGCGAAACATTTAGTGCTGAAGACCTGAAAGTACAACTGATGACAGCCTTTACAGATGTTTATGCCAAAAATCCTGACTTCAAAGGACAGTTGGGTATTGGAGCCATTGATGCTTCATTGGCATTGGCTCAGGATCAAGGCATCGCACCAGTTGCAGTAACTGACTTTACTTATGATGGCAGTGCAGAGCAGTTTATCCTGACTTCACTGACTGTCCCTACAGATGAGGATGACAATAAGCCTTCTTCATTCAAGGTCTATTACTCCACATCAGAACTTACAGCAGAGAACTTGAGCAGTGCTTCATTCGCATCGTTATCAGGTATTTATGAAGCTGATAGTACAATTCAGCTGAAGGTTGAAAACCTTATTCCAAACTCTGATTATTATTTGGCAGTAACAGCTACAGACAGATGGGGCAACGAGTCGGCAATCTCCAATATTATTATGGGAGGAACCAATGCTGGACCGGACATCACAGCAGACACGGTATTCTTGACAGTGGACGCAAGTGAAGCAACTTATTCGACATCTTATGTGTTGCAGGAATTTGGCTTCCGCAATGATGGCGAAGGTCTTTTGGCTTGGTCTGCGGACATTGCCCACAGTGATTTTTCGGAAGAAGGAGAGACGGCACCATTTGATGTGTCGGGTATCACTTACCCTGAATCTGGTGCATTGGCATTGCACGATGCTAAAGTGACTTCAGAGACACAAACATGGAATGAGACTGCAGCACCAATGTCTGTAGGAGATGACCTGCCAAGTTATGATGTGCAGGAAATTAATTATTTCCCGATCACAGCACAGTCTATGTCTTTGGGTGATGGTTCTCCTGAAGTATCGAACTCTTCAGCGACAATGTTCCAATCCCCATCAGGTGGATTTAACCTGACAGATATTGCTGTTCGAATGAGAGTATCACCTGAAGCTGACCCTGCCATTATTGAGATCAGAGAAGGGAGTGACCTAAGCAGCTCAACATTACTTTACGCACAGGAAGTGAAAGGTGAAAGTGAATTGTATCACTTGGAATATGAGGTACAGCTTGATCAGCATATATATATCAATCAAGGAAAGTATTTCTGGATCATCGCCCATGTTCCTGCACATGAGTCCCATATTACACCTTTGATTATCAAGGATTCTGATAGGTATTCTTTAGCTTATAACTATAACTACATGTCGTTTGACATGGGTAAAACGTGGACAAAGCTATATGATTTGACAAAACAGTACTTTGGTATCACAACTGCTGTTTGGCAGACAACAGCCATCAGTAAGTCTCCAAAGCTGTATGACTACCTGCGTGTAGACAACGGTTCTAAAACTGGTAACCTTGATCCAGGTGCATCTTATACAGGTAAGTTGCGTGCATACCCTCGTCAGGTGGTAAACGGTACTTACAAGTCTCAGATGAAGATCACATCCAATGATTATGATGAGCCAGAGAAAAAGGTACCAGTTTACTTGGAAGTAACAGGTAACCCTGCCGACTTCAAGACAGAAGAAGTGTATAACTTCGGTAGCGTAATGATCGGTGAGAGCAAGACGATGGAACTGACTGTAGCCAACTACGGTCTGGGTAACCTGTACCTTGAAGATTCACTGGTAGACAATGCTAATTTTGAAATCCTGTATGCACCAGCAGTGGTTAACTCACTGTCGACTGCTACGGTTATTGTGCAGTATACACCTACTACAGTAGGAAACAGCAATGGTGTAATCACGCTGAACGGTAAGGATGGCTCCAAAAATGAGTTGAATGTATTCGCTGTTGGATCAGCGCCAGCAGAGATCACATTGACTGCTACTGGACTTGACTATAACATGGTAAATGGCGATACAGTACAAGGTTCAGTGACGATCGAAAATACAGGAGCGTTCCCACTGAAATATACATTGCCTAAGTTTGCTACTGAAGAAGTAACTGGGCTTGATATCGTGCATAAGGCAGGTTATACTTATGAGAAAAGCACTGAGCCATTTGAATGGGATGATATCTCTACAACCGGAACTAGCCTAAGAGATTACTTCAGGTCAACTGGTAGCAACCAGTACGAAGTACCATTGAACTTTGCATTCCCTTATTTCGGTAAGGATTTGACTTCCCTGTATATCACAGACTTCGGTATGCTGACAACGCGTAAGGAGTCTAATATCAACAGGAACAACGTGACCTTTAATGGCACAGGTTCTCCAAATGGATTTATTTCGCCGCTTTACTGGCAAATCCAATTGATAGAAGGTGGTGACATCTACTTCAAGCAGGAGGCTGACCGTCTGATTGTGACTTATAAAGATGTAATATCTTCTGGCTCTAAGGTACCTCAGACTTTCCAGATTATTGCAGAAGAGAGTGGGCGTATTCTATTGAGATACAAAGAGGTTGATCTAGGTGATGTAAAGTATTACTTCGTCGTATTACGAGGGGATGGAATGAAATACCAGAAAGATGATTTCCCTGTATACTATTACGATTATAATAATACTGATAAAGAAGTTGTAGTAGATGCACATGAGACGACAATCGTAATCGACTCATACGGCAGAGACCTGATTGATGAGAGTTCAGTGACTAATCCTCAAGGAACTGTAAAAGTTGGTGAGTCTGTAACAATTGATTTTGATGTTATTGCCAAAGACCTTTATGACGGAGCACACTTCCAGAATGTATTGGTTTACAGCAATGATCCAGCTGCTCCTGTTGCTAGCTATAAGGTAAACGTGAATATCACCGGTGGTGAAGCAGCAGTATCTACAGATATAGCTGCAATTGATATGGGTGATGTGTTTGACCTTGCAAGAGTAAGTGAGCATGTGAAGCTTTCAAACAACGGTACAACAAGTGAAGGGATCAAGGAGATCAGTTTGGTGAACAACCTTTTCAATGTAACAGCGACAGGTGCACCATTTACTTTGGGAGCCAAGAGAAGTGAGTTGATTGAAGTTTCACCGATTCAGGATAATATCACGGAACTGTTTGATACGTTGAGAATTGTTACTGATGCAGATGATACTTTATCTGTTGCGTTGCATGCCAATATTTTGGTATCACCAAATATTGCGCTAACGGCACCTGATACGATTGCCGCTACATTGACAGCTGGTGCGGAATACTCGGAAACTTTTTCAATCCAGAATACTGGTGTTGCCACACTGCAAGTTAGAGCAGAAGGAAATGCTATGGCTTATGTGGAAGCAGCTGGATTGACACCGGTTGACTACGGTTATTCTTGGAAGTCTAACAAAGCAAATGTGGATGCAGGTGAGATTGTAGACCCTACGGCACCAGTTTGGGAGTGGATGGACCTGAAAGCTTACGGTGAGAAACTGGATGTTTCAGAGATGAGCCCAACCCAACCACATTATGCTGAATTGGCATTACCATTTGAGTTTGATTTCTATGGCAAGAAATACAGCACATTGTATATCAACCAGAATGGTATGATGTCCGTGTTGCCTGATCAGCGCCAGAATAGCAATGGAGCTCCTGTAACGCAGATACCTTCGGATGATATTGCCAACGGTATTATTGCACCTTATTGGGTGAACAGACCATTGGCAAGCAATAATGCGAAGTATGGTGTTTATTACCATATCACTGAGGATAAAGTAATCATTCAGTGGGAAAACCTGTTGACGGCATATGTCGGTAACCCTTCCAATTTCCAAGCAGTAATCTACAAGGATGGTAGGATCAAGTTTATGTCCAAGATCTGGATTGCATCAAGGCTGAATGGTGGTCTTACAGCTATTGAGGATGAGACAGGTACAAGAGGTACCAAGGTGGCATTGAGTGAGTATTACTATACAGGTAAAACGGCGATTGAGTTTACCCCTGTAAAATACTATGAGATTACATCAGGTGAGACTGCTGATTTTGATGTTGTGATGAAATCAAACGGCAGGCCGGTGGGCTCATATATGGATGCCTTGACTATCATCAGCAATGCACCGGGCAATGAGACAATGACCATTCCTGTGAAGATGACTGTCAATGGTACGGATGAGATTTCGGCAATGGATGGCGCAATCGACTTTGGAACACTGGTAGCTTTCGAGAAAGACAGCGTAGTCAATAGCTTTGAGCAGGAGTTTATGATTGAGAATACTGGTAACAGCATTATTGATCTGGAGACTTTTGAAGTAGCGTCTGGCAATGCTGAAGTGGAACTACAGTTTGAGGTATCTTACAATATGCAGTATGGTACTGGCGGTTTGATGTACTATGAGTGGCAAGGACCAAATGATCCGCTTAGCGTAGACTTGCTGGACTTAGGGTACCCTCAGTCTTGGGACCTGACAATGGAAGGTGGCTTGATGGCTCCGGGTGAGCGTCGTAAGATGAAAGTGATCGTATCGCCAACTCCAGGAGTAAAAGGTGAAATGGTAGAAACTATCAACATGATAGCGGGCGGTCAAGTTGTGGGTGAAATTCCATTGACTTGGACAGCACAGTTGCCACCAGTATTGGAGATTTTGAATGATAACATCAGTGTAACTGCAAATACTGCGGATGCTGTGATGAATGAAATCTTCAAGATCAGCAATGCCAAGGGAGAAGATGCATTGTCTTACGATATCAATGTAGCTTACTTCAGAGCGTCATCGGCTGCACCTGCAAATTCAAATGCACTGTTGGCAGGGTTTACTAGTGCTGAAGCAGATCTGGAGCAAGTGGCCGCTACTTCACAAGTGGCAGGCGTATTGGCAACAGATACGACAACACTGGAAGGTTTCCACCGTGTATTGTCACATGACACAGACACTGTTCCTTCTACTTTCTTAGGGTTCGGTGGTAATTCATTTACAACGGCTACAGCATTTGAAGCACCTGAAAATGGATTCAAATTGACTCACGTAAGAACGTGGTTCAGACCTGCCGGAGCTAATAACTCTGATATTACAGTTGAGGTAAGAGCGGGTTATGATATTGCCTCTTCAGTAGTGATAACAAAAGAGGTGTTCGCAACGGAGACGGCTATTGATGACACAAAAGGTGAGTACATGTCCTTTGAGTTGTCAGAACCACAGACAATCCTTCCAAATGAGCAATTCTTTGTTGTATTCTCATATGGTTTTGGTGTGCTGAACCCACAAGGTATCACAGTTGGAAATGAACCACACACAGGTAAATTCTATTACGGTGCAAGTGGAACTTGGGCTGACCTGAATATGGTATCTGGATTTGAGAATTATGGCTGGATGGTACAAGCTGCCGAAGAGTCTGAAACAGAAATCAACAGCTGGTTGACTTTGGATGCAGCCTCAGGTAACCTGGATGCAGGTTCAGAGCAGTCAATCACGGCTACATTCGACGCTTCGAACGCATTCTTGCCTGACCATTATGCAGAGGTGACTGTAACGTCAAACGATCCATCGGTTGATTACAAGACAGTTAAAATGCACCTGCACTCGAATCAGGCTCCGATGTTTACTGAAATGCCAGGAATGGAAGTAACAGTGATGGAGAATGAGAGTGTTTCCCTGCCAATCTCAGCAGTGGATGAGGAAGGTAATGACTTCTCTTATGAAGTGACTGGAGACATTTCAGGTGCTGAAGTAGTTACAACAGCTGAAGGATCATTCCTGACATTTACAACTGACTATGAAATGGCAGGTTCATACATGGTTTCAGTTACAGTAACGGATGAGCACGGTGCTGCGAACGGTTATGAGTTTACAGTGAATGTAGTGGATGTCAACAGAGCACCAATTGCTGGTCTAGTGGATACGCAAGAAGTAGGGCTGGATCAAGAGTCATTCACTTATGATTTCTCTGACCTGTTTGTAGATGAGGATGGAGACCAACTTAAGTATTCAATTGACATCTCCAATGATTCAATTGCTACAGATATTGTAGTGTTTGGTCGCAAGATGAGTCTGTCATTGTTAGACTTGGGTACTGTCTCTGTAACCATCACAGCAACAGACGGTATGGAGTCAGTATCGGCAACATTTGATGTTGTGGTAATTGAGCCACTAGGTCTGGATGATGAGCTGGCTGCAAAACTGAAGTTGGGTAACTACCCTAACCCTGTAGCCAATACAACTACATTCGGTTATCATCTGCCATACAATGCAGAAGTGTCGATTGAAGTATATTCTTTCCAAGGTGTAAGACTGACAACCCTGAACCAAGGAAATCAGTCTGCTGGAGAACACAAGGTAGAGTTCAATGCTTCAGGCATGACTACAGGTATGTATATCTATCTCCTGAAAGTGGATGGTAAGACTGTCACTACAGGTAAGATGATTAAGCAATAATAATTGGAGTGCCACTCTTTTGGGTGGCACTTTCCTAAAAGTATTTTTTTACAAAACTGGATTTGAAATAACAACCAATTTAATTATTGCCTGAATTTAAATTCTCTGAACTTTGAGGAACATGAAAACCATCAATTCAAATACTAACGGACACTACTTAATAGCTTTCTGAACTTTTAGAAGGCAGGTTTTTAGACTGATAGGTATCAGAGAAAAAAAGGAAGGTATAAAAAAGAAGCATTACTAGCGATCATCGTATATTTTCAAACAGTTTGGATCCGCCGAGGGAAGCAATTCCCGAGGCGGTTTTTTTATGCCTTAATCAAAACAGATGAATAATTGCTTTGGCCAGTATCTGTAAGCAATGATCTCGTTTGTACAAATTTTAGTTTCTCCACTATAAACGCCCCTTAATTGAAAGAGTAAAGTAGGGTAGAGTTCATAGTGTTAACATCAACCTTTTCAGGTGGATAATGCGGATGGAAAAGTATGGATTTAGTCATTCTTGAAAAGAAAATAATTGGGTTTAGATATTCATTATTTGAGAAATCCTGATAAATGGCTAGTGGAATAAAATACTGATCTACGCTTATTTTTTAGTATATAATAATGCATCAGAGATAATGGTTATATACATTTTCTAAGGAAATCATAAATTGTTTTATGTGCTTTAGGTTGAAAATATTATATAATACAGTTATAATTGCAGTAATCAACATATGTTAGCGCTTACACATGGGTGTGAGAATACTCCTAAAAACATATAAAAATAGGGGAGTGGGAAAAGGATCAAGATTAGAGAAAGTGTGTTTAGTGTTATGTCTCAAGAAGCACCTCCCATAGAACGTTCAATATCTTGAATAGGAATGGGGAAATGAGATAGAATAATATGAGGTTAACTTCAACTGTCGTGTACAATAGCTGTAAAATTATTTTTATTCTTTTTGTCCTACTAACTACTATATCAGTTAATAATGGCTTTACACAAGACCAGCATAAGGTGGATAGCCTGCTGTTACTTGTTGAGCATCATGAAGCTGATACAGTTAAAGTGAGATTGCTGTCAGAACTGACAGATTATTATAGCCGTTATGACCTTGGTGTAGCAGAGAAATATGCGTATCAAAGTTTAAAGGTGGCTGAAAACATCTCATCTGAATACACTGCTCCAATTCTGAAGAAACTGGGTATCATTCAATTTCAGAAGGGATTGTTTGTGGATGCTACAAAATCATTTCTGGATGCCTTGGCTATTCTGGAGGCAGAGGGTGATGTAATGGGGCAATTGAGTATTAAAAACAATATAGGGTTGGTATATGAGCGGCAGTTGAAATTTGATATAGCCATCAAGTACCTGCTTGAAGTGGTGGAAGAAACGCAAGCCAGTACCTTACCAGAAAAGGTAAAGCTGAAAATTCTATCTTCTGCTTATCTCAATCTAGGAGCATCCTATGCTGGGTTGGAAAAGTTGGATGAAGCGCTTTCCTATTACAAGGCAGTATTGAATATTAAGGAAGCGCCAAATGGAGACTACAATTGTGCAAGGGCTTTAAATAATATTGGGAAGCTCTACAAATTGAAGAATGATGGCGAAAGTGCCTTCCAATATCACAAGAAAGCGCTGGTAGCCAAAGAGAAAATAAATGATAAAATTGGGATGATCAGTACGTTGCTTGAACTGGCTGATCATAATCTTTCAAATAATCAAATCAAAGAAGCAAAAGAGTATCTGGACAAGGCACTTGAAGTAGGAAAGGTAGTCAACTCACCTATATTATTTAAGAGTATCTACAGGTGCTATTATGTGTATTATAAGCAGGTCGGGAAGACGGATCTGGCATTGGAATATCATGAAAAGCTCCTTGAATACTCAGAGATGGTTTCTAAAAATGAAACAGAAGAGCGGATTGATACGCTGTGGAACAATTATGAGCAGGAAAAGGAAAGGAGAGAAGCAGAAATAAAAAGAAAGGAAGAGCAGATGCAGATGCTGATGATTGTGCTTTTTCTGATTGCTTTTGGAGTGGTGGCTGCCTTGCTGTTCGTCTTGCAGCGATCCAAAACAAAACAAGCCTTGCTCAAGAAAGAAAAGCTGAGGTTGCAGAATGAAAACCTTTCGAATGAACTGGAATTCAGAAACAAGGAGCTGACAGCCAATGTGATGAACTTGGTGCAGAAGAATGAGTTGATCAACGATGTAACGAAAAAGCTGATTGACCTGAAAACCAATATGAAAAAGGACAATCAGTCAACCGTCCGGCAAATTGTATTTGATTTGCACACCTCTTCTTCGGATGATTTGTGGGCAGAGTTTGAAATGCGTTTCCAGAATGTACACAGTGATTTTTATAGGAAACTGAATGAGCGTTTCCCTGACCTGACCCCGAATGAAAGGAAGCTTTGTGCCTTTTTGAGACTCAATATGTCCAGCAAGGAAATCTCCTCTGTGACAAGACAGTCAATCAAATCCATTGAGATGGGACGTTTCAGGTTACGCAAAAAATTAGGAATTAGTAATTCCGACCAGAACCTGAACACTTTTATCGAACAGTTATAAAGATATTTGTTTGAGCATACCCATTTTGATGAGAAGTGGGTTTTTGTATGTTTATTCATCTAACATAGATGATTTGCTATTATGGAGCAAGGTTTCCTTTCGGAGAAGCCTTGCTCCATTTTTTTTATGGCTACAAAGATTTAGCACCTACGTAGCTAATAAAGTGAACAGCTCCATCGGTGCGGCACCTTTGGAGTCAAGTTGTCATAACTGAATGTTCGAATCTATCTGGACATGTCATTCACTAGTCTAAAAAGTCTCAACGTATATCCTCTAACTAAAATTTAATTCCGAATATGAACATCGACTCCGTTCAGCCTCCACTATCTGGTTCCTGAGTGGACCGAAGGAATTGTCTTTTGGATTCCATTTAAGCAAGTATTGTATTGTATTGGAATAGAGATTTTCTATGCTAACCCTTTCACATATTACAATCAACTAAATGGTGATGTTATTCTTTTCAAACCTTTCAGGATTATGATATAATGAATGCTGTCAACTCCGGATTGCCATCCGGAGTCAAGTTGGTTTGTTTCCTTTGGAAACAGTGTTTGCTGTAAAAAATCCCAACGGAATTGAATAATAGTAGCCGTAGGCCAAAGCCCACGGTATAAGTAAATCCATTTATCCAACTCCAAAGGAGTTGAACCTATAAATCATGGAAGCGATTAAAACTTCCGACTTCAATGATGCATCTACTTTATAATGTTTTTTGTGGTCATGCCATTGTAACCATTAGGTTTTGGTGTGCTTAAATCCTAAAAAGTTCGGCAATTCTTTCCATTTACAGTGCTTTATTAAATCTAGTTTTCTGGATTTAAAGCTAATGATGAAATGTAGACGGTCAATGTTAGTGGAATAGGTCTTTTTTGAATGTTTATGTTCTGAAAAAACGATGCTTATTAAGTGATATAAGTTGAAAATTGAAATGCTATTTGTAATGCATTAATAATCAGTCAATCAATGTATTAAGTGTGTTTGTAGAGGGCTAGTAGTGGTCACTTTTTTTCTTGTAGAGGTTTTGTGGAGAGCAGATTTATATGTTCATCAAGATTGTGGGTTAATATAGCAAACGAAGAAAAAATAAGGCCCATGAAAGAGTATGAAAGGAAAGGTGAGAAAGCCGAGAAGTTTCATGCTGAAGATGAAACTGACTTGCTTGAACTCATCAAGAAAAGAAAAGAAGAAAATGAAGCCTTGCAAAACCTGATCAAGGCACTGACTAAACAAAGAGGGAAAGAAAGAGGGGGAAATTAACTGATTCGCATATTCAATTATTTAAACTTTAATACAATTAGTATGAATCACTTTTTATCTAACACGCTAAAGGCACTTGCCTGCTCTGCCGGATTACTTTGGGCTTCCCAAGGTGCGGTAGAGGCGCAGGAGCCTGTAGCAGCAACCTACGAACAAGGGGTGCAGCGTGGAGTGATTCGCGTGAAGTTCAAGCAACACGTGAATACACTGACACTGCCTAACTCACTGAAAGGTTCAACAGTGAATACCAATATGGCAGCATTTGATGCAACTGCTGCTAGATACGGGGCTTCTAATATGCGCCGTGTATTTCCTGTAGATCCTCGATTTGAGCATAAGCTGGTAAAGCATGGTCTTCACCTGTGGTATGAGATTGCTATTGATGGCAATCAGGATGAGACAGCTGCAGCGATGTCATTCTCTGCGTTAGGTGATGTTGAAATAGCAGAACCTGTACATGAAAAAATGTTGGTAGATGGCTACCAAGGACAAGAGCCAGTAGTACTATCTGAATCTGATGGTCAGGCTGCAGTAATGTCAGCTGGTGATTCAGTAGCAATGCCATTTGATGATGAGTACCTGAACCTACAGTGGCACTACCACAACTTTGGTCAGGCACCAAATGGTGAAGCTGGTCATGATATCAACCTTTTCAAGGCTTGGGAAATTACAAAAGGTACTTCTAATGTGATTGTGTCTATCCACGATGAAGGGGTAGATGTAGATCATGAGGACCTTGCGGCCAACATGTGGGTGAATGAGGCTGAAGCTAACGGTGTTGAAGGTGTTGATGATGACGGTAACGGCTATATTGATGACGTTCACGGTTATTCATTCGCTTATGACCAAGGTAAGATTGTATCTCAGTCTCACGGTACGCACGTTGCAGGTACAGTAGCAGCAGTCAACAACAACAATGTTGGTGTTGCGGGTGTTGCAGGTGGTTCAGGTAACGGCGATGGTGTTAGGCTAATGTCAACTCAGATGCTGTCAGGACCTTACAATGGTGTAGCGGCATCTTATGTGTATGCAGCTAACAACGGAGCTGTTATCTCACAAAACTCTTGGGGTTATATTTCAGCTGGCTACTACGATCAGGTAGTGCTGGATGCGATCGATTACTTTATTGCAGAAGCAGGTGATTACGCTGGTAGCCCAATGAAGGGTGGTGTCGTAATCTTTGCTGCTGGTAACGATAATACAAGCCAATTGCATTACCCAGGAGCTTATGAGAATGTAATCTCAGTAGCTTCATTGGGTCCGTCTGGTGCAAGAGCATATTACTCAAACTACGGTAACTGGGTAGATATCGCAGCTCCAGGTGGAGATATGGCAGCAGCGGCATTTGATGGTGTATTGAGTACATTACCAGATGATTCCTACGGATTCCTGCAAGGTACTTCAATGGCATGTCCGCACGTATCAGGTATCGCAGGTTTGGTAGTTTCTTCAATGGGTGGTGAAACATTTACATCTGAAGATCTGAAAAAGCAGCTTCTGACTGCCTATACAGATGTTTATGCTAAAAACCCTGATTACAAAGGCTATTTAGGCGTTGGTGCTATTGATACAGAGTTGGCTTTGGCTGTTGACCAGGAATTGGCTCCTGCAACTGTCACTGACTTTACATTTGTTGGTGCAGCTGAGCAGTTCATCCTGACTTCACTGACAGTGCCAACTGATGAGGATGATGTACAGCCTTCTTCATTCAAAGTATACTATTCAACTTCAGCACTTACGGCAGAAAATTATACTTCTGCATCTTCTGTGAACCTGTTCGGTAATTTTGAAGCTGACAGCACCACAGAATTGAAGGTTGAAGGACTTGTTCCTAATACAGTATATCATTTGGCTGTAGCAGCTGTTGACAGATGGGGACACGAGTCTGCTATCTCTAACTTTATTTCAGGTGCCACTAACGTAGGTCCTGATATTACAGCTGATACAGTTCGTATCTCTGTTGATGCTACATTGGCAGCTAAAGATTATTCATCTGTATTGAAAGATTTCTCTTTCAGCAACGACGGTGAAGGTATTCTGGAGTGGAGTGCATCTGTGGCTCACAGTGACACTAGACCAGAAGGTGAAATTACACCATTTGATGCTTCAGGAATCAATTACCCTGAATCAGGTGCCTTGGCACTTCATGATGCAAAAATTGTTTCAAATACGAAGACTTGGAACGAGCAGGAGTTGACGCCATATACGGTAGGTGATGATTTGCCGAATCATGAGGTAGAAGAGCTGAGCTATTACCATTATTCAAACCAATCAATGTCTCTTGGTGATGGTTCACCTGAGATCTCAAACTCTTCAGCTACTGCATTCTATTCGCCAAATGGTGGTTTCAACCTGACAGATGTAGTAACAAGAATGAGAGTTTCTCCAGACGCTGATCCAGCTATCATTGAGATCAGACAAGGCAATGACTTGGACATTAATAACTCTACGCTTTTATATGCTCAGGAAGTAAAAGGTAGAAGTGAGCTTTATCACTTGGACTACGAAGTAAAACTTGATGAGCAGGTATATATCAGTCAGTACAAGTACTTCTGGATTGTGGTACACGTACCAGCACATGAGACGCACATTACTCCGCTGATCA is a window from the Limibacter armeniacum genome containing:
- a CDS encoding tetratricopeptide repeat protein; the protein is MRLTSTVVYNSCKIIFILFVLLTTISVNNGFTQDQHKVDSLLLLVEHHEADTVKVRLLSELTDYYSRYDLGVAEKYAYQSLKVAENISSEYTAPILKKLGIIQFQKGLFVDATKSFLDALAILEAEGDVMGQLSIKNNIGLVYERQLKFDIAIKYLLEVVEETQASTLPEKVKLKILSSAYLNLGASYAGLEKLDEALSYYKAVLNIKEAPNGDYNCARALNNIGKLYKLKNDGESAFQYHKKALVAKEKINDKIGMISTLLELADHNLSNNQIKEAKEYLDKALEVGKVVNSPILFKSIYRCYYVYYKQVGKTDLALEYHEKLLEYSEMVSKNETEERIDTLWNNYEQEKERREAEIKRKEEQMQMLMIVLFLIAFGVVAALLFVLQRSKTKQALLKKEKLRLQNENLSNELEFRNKELTANVMNLVQKNELINDVTKKLIDLKTNMKKDNQSTVRQIVFDLHTSSSDDLWAEFEMRFQNVHSDFYRKLNERFPDLTPNERKLCAFLRLNMSSKEISSVTRQSIKSIEMGRFRLRKKLGISNSDQNLNTFIEQL